One region of Rhodocaloribacter litoris genomic DNA includes:
- a CDS encoding DoxX family protein, whose protein sequence is MIGDRLARYQDAGLLFFRLGFGLGFLFFHGWGKLSGGPETWAGVGSAMEMFGITFGHTFFGFMAAVSESIGGVLIALGLFYRPVCALLAFTMFVATVRHFVTGQGTPAHALKNFFVLVGLMPLGPGRYSLDAWLSSRRASLRERAAAGPETVGS, encoded by the coding sequence ATGATTGGTGATCGACTTGCGCGTTATCAGGATGCAGGTCTGCTCTTTTTCAGGCTGGGGTTCGGCCTGGGCTTTCTCTTCTTTCACGGATGGGGGAAGCTCTCCGGCGGGCCGGAGACCTGGGCCGGTGTGGGCAGTGCCATGGAGATGTTCGGAATCACCTTCGGCCACACCTTCTTCGGGTTCATGGCGGCCGTTTCAGAGTCGATCGGGGGCGTCCTGATTGCCCTCGGACTGTTCTATCGCCCCGTGTGTGCGCTGCTGGCCTTCACCATGTTTGTGGCGACGGTGCGGCACTTCGTGACGGGGCAGGGAACGCCGGCGCATGCCCTCAAGAACTTTTTCGTGCTCGTGGGCTTGATGCCGCTGGGACCCGGGCGGTACAGCCTGGATGCCTGGTTGTCGTCGCGCCGTGCCTCCCTGCGGGAGCGCGCGGCGGCCGGCCCGGAGACGGTGGGCTCGTAG
- the mce gene encoding methylmalonyl-CoA epimerase, with product MPRLEHIGIAVRDPAAVAALLERLLETSPYKVETVEREGVRTHFVSAETAKLELLEAVGPDSPLSKFLEKRGEGLHHLAFEVEDLDATMDRLRALGFQPLSDTPRPGADGKRIFFLHPKQTHGVLVEFCQSTPAPFPAVEVRTGTKLVTVHTAGSPAAPPLVLFSGEDGPPTVRTRDASGLDPLVRRLEPHFHVLIPEEALDTETFPAVLDRFGHETAYLLGYANGCTVAQEMARHRPDRIRRLALCLSAAPVWPGAGTTRPDVPTLVISGNRPAELDTAWRLHAALPRATLAVLPETSSPAPLALDALVAVLRHHFTAG from the coding sequence ATGCCCCGCCTCGAACACATCGGCATAGCCGTCCGGGATCCGGCGGCTGTGGCCGCCCTGCTGGAACGGCTTCTCGAGACGTCTCCCTACAAGGTCGAAACGGTCGAGCGGGAGGGCGTGCGAACCCACTTCGTCTCGGCGGAGACGGCCAAGCTCGAACTGCTGGAAGCCGTGGGGCCGGATTCCCCCCTCTCGAAGTTTCTCGAAAAACGCGGGGAGGGCCTCCATCACCTTGCCTTCGAGGTGGAAGACCTCGACGCCACGATGGACCGCCTGCGCGCCCTCGGCTTTCAGCCGCTGAGCGACACCCCCCGCCCCGGCGCCGACGGCAAGCGCATCTTCTTTCTCCACCCGAAACAGACCCACGGGGTGCTGGTAGAGTTCTGCCAGAGCACTCCGGCACCCTTTCCTGCCGTCGAGGTGCGCACCGGAACGAAGCTCGTCACCGTCCACACGGCCGGCTCGCCCGCGGCCCCGCCGCTGGTGCTCTTTTCCGGTGAGGACGGCCCCCCGACCGTCAGGACGCGGGACGCGTCCGGGCTCGACCCGCTCGTCCGCCGGCTGGAGCCGCACTTCCACGTGCTGATCCCGGAAGAGGCCCTCGATACGGAAACCTTCCCGGCCGTGCTCGACCGGTTCGGGCACGAGACCGCGTACCTGCTCGGTTATGCGAACGGCTGCACGGTCGCGCAAGAGATGGCCCGCCACCGGCCCGACCGCATCCGCCGCCTGGCCCTGTGCCTGTCCGCCGCGCCCGTATGGCCCGGGGCCGGGACCACCCGCCCCGACGTCCCCACGCTCGTCATCTCCGGAAACCGGCCAGCGGAGCTGGACACCGCATGGCGTCTCCACGCCGCCCTGCCCCGGGCCACCCTGGCCGTGCTGCCGGAAACCTCCTCCCCGGCACCGCTCGCCCTGGACGCGCTGGTGGCCGTCCTCCGCCACCACTTCACCGCCGGATGA
- a CDS encoding helix-turn-helix domain-containing protein, whose translation MQIIALDPAVLDDLRAAIRQDLEEVLRPDARTAEARNPEPLAYISNAEAIRLLGVSRATLQRWRDSGELPYAKVGTMIFYRREDLETFIGRHLVGGRAER comes from the coding sequence ATGCAGATCATCGCACTCGACCCGGCCGTCCTGGACGACCTGAGGGCGGCCATCCGGCAGGACCTGGAGGAGGTCCTGCGCCCCGACGCCCGCACCGCCGAGGCCCGCAATCCGGAGCCGCTGGCCTACATCTCGAACGCCGAGGCCATTCGCCTGCTCGGCGTCTCCCGCGCCACGCTCCAGAGGTGGCGGGACTCCGGCGAGCTACCGTACGCGAAGGTGGGCACGATGATTTTCTATCGCCGGGAGGACCTGGAGACGTTCATCGGCCGGCACCTGGTCGGCGGGAGGGCCGAGCGATGA
- a CDS encoding site-specific integrase — MPTAKPVIKPGDVDARGQTPVYLRLTHRRKTRYVAAGIRIPPRHWNARAGRVRKGHPNADAINAHIEARLLEAERLSLDLAARGPFTVDDWRARLEGQDEADFFAFADEVISDLKRRGQIYTHKRYKSCVKKFRAFTGEPLPFEAVTPELLRRYETHLLTHYGNSPNTARVNLNAIRAIYYRAIREGKADQATNPFFAFQPVKERPTRRAKLTYEEVRRIEDLPLKEGSLLWHVRNYWLFSFYCAGIRFGDLAKLTGEALREEGRGIRLTYRMSKTGSTKSIKLLPPARAILTRYWPERLPGPEEYVFPLLAGRDVNTPEKLVTAISARNALVNKYLKQLARRAGIDKHLSFHVSRHSFADMARTKGMDLYSISKALGHANVQVTERYLKGFDAGALDEAMEALFDDHA, encoded by the coding sequence ATGCCTACCGCGAAGCCCGTCATCAAGCCGGGCGACGTGGACGCGCGCGGGCAGACGCCCGTATACCTGCGCCTGACGCACCGGCGCAAGACGCGCTACGTCGCCGCCGGCATCCGCATCCCGCCCCGCCATTGGAACGCCCGCGCGGGACGTGTCCGCAAGGGGCACCCCAACGCCGACGCGATCAACGCCCACATCGAGGCCCGCCTGCTGGAGGCCGAACGCCTGTCGCTCGACCTGGCCGCCCGTGGCCCGTTCACCGTGGACGACTGGCGCGCCCGCCTGGAGGGCCAGGACGAGGCCGACTTCTTCGCCTTCGCCGATGAGGTCATCTCCGACCTGAAGCGACGCGGCCAGATCTACACGCACAAGCGGTACAAGTCCTGCGTGAAGAAGTTTCGGGCCTTCACGGGCGAGCCGCTGCCCTTCGAGGCCGTCACGCCCGAACTGCTGCGCCGCTACGAGACGCACCTGCTCACGCACTACGGCAACAGCCCGAACACCGCGCGCGTCAACCTCAACGCGATCCGGGCGATCTATTACCGGGCCATCCGGGAGGGGAAGGCCGACCAGGCCACGAACCCGTTCTTCGCCTTCCAGCCCGTCAAGGAGCGCCCCACACGCCGGGCGAAGCTCACGTACGAGGAGGTCCGCCGCATCGAGGACCTGCCGCTGAAAGAGGGCTCGTTGCTCTGGCACGTCCGCAACTACTGGCTCTTCTCCTTCTACTGTGCGGGCATCCGCTTCGGCGACCTGGCCAAGCTCACGGGTGAGGCGCTGCGGGAGGAAGGCCGCGGCATCCGCCTGACGTACCGGATGAGCAAGACCGGCAGCACGAAGAGCATCAAGCTGCTGCCACCGGCCCGTGCGATCCTGACCCGCTACTGGCCCGAGCGGCTGCCCGGCCCGGAGGAGTACGTCTTCCCGCTCCTGGCCGGGCGTGACGTGAACACGCCGGAGAAGCTGGTGACGGCGATCTCGGCGCGGAACGCGCTGGTGAACAAGTACCTGAAGCAGCTGGCCCGGCGGGCCGGCATCGACAAGCACCTGAGCTTCCACGTCTCCCGGCACAGCTTCGCCGACATGGCCCGCACGAAGGGCATGGACCTGTACAGCATCTCGAAAGCGCTGGGCCACGCAAACGTGCAGGTGACGGAGCGCTACCTGAAGGGCTTCGACGCGGGGGCTCTGGATGAGGCGATGGAGGCGCTGTTCGATGACCACGCGTGA